A window of Lentibacillus sp. Marseille-P4043 contains these coding sequences:
- a CDS encoding heavy metal translocating P-type ATPase — MITNSRTLNQPKGRYVAAFRPNKGFSQIVEHKELIAALFSGLLILIAWCFGDYLPHSLWIALHITAFVVGGYAKAKEGITETIAEKQLNVEMLMIFAAIGSVIIGYWTEGAILIFIFALSGALETYTENKSNKEILSLMNLQPEEALLTINGQEKIVPVSDLVVNDTIRVKAGERIPADGIIIKGQSAIDESAITGESIPVNKLLNHDVFAGTVALDGSISIKITKQANETLFQKIIQLVQSAQAEKSPSQLFIEKFEGTYVKVVLAVVFIMMFIPTLLFSWTLSESIYRAMILLVVASPCALVASIMPATLSAISNSAKNGVLFKGGVHVENLSHIRAIAFDKTGTLTNGKPVVTDAYFCSDDEKERILAVTNAIENESTHPLAQAITAHCQEQIDLDTQTVDALEVTTITGNGVTGVVDQEKWKIGKAQFVDEEEAFHFHNGIANSLAKQGKTIVFVKRNHKLVALFALKDTIRNDTKQAIKALRKQGIHTIMLTGDNDITAKAIAQEAGIDDYIAECLPEEKVDHVKALRKTYQSVAMVGDGINDAPALATANVGIAMGEGTDVALETADVVLMKNDLPKITNAITISARMNKVVKQNVVFSLSIILLLITSNFFQVLDLPLGVVGHEGSTILVILNGLRLLK, encoded by the coding sequence ATGATTACCAATTCGAGAACATTAAATCAACCAAAAGGAAGATATGTTGCCGCTTTTCGACCTAACAAGGGCTTTAGCCAAATTGTTGAACATAAAGAATTAATCGCTGCACTATTTAGTGGGCTGCTTATACTTATTGCATGGTGTTTTGGGGATTATCTACCCCATTCGCTCTGGATCGCGCTTCACATTACTGCGTTTGTTGTTGGTGGTTACGCCAAAGCAAAAGAAGGTATCACAGAAACAATTGCCGAAAAACAACTGAATGTAGAAATGCTCATGATTTTTGCTGCCATCGGATCCGTTATCATTGGCTATTGGACGGAGGGGGCCATACTTATATTTATATTTGCATTGTCTGGAGCATTGGAAACATATACAGAGAACAAAAGTAATAAAGAAATTTTATCACTCATGAATTTACAGCCTGAAGAAGCATTGCTGACTATTAACGGGCAAGAAAAAATTGTCCCTGTCTCTGACTTGGTAGTAAATGATACGATACGTGTTAAAGCAGGTGAGCGAATTCCCGCTGATGGTATTATTATCAAGGGGCAATCAGCAATTGATGAAAGTGCGATAACTGGTGAATCGATACCAGTTAACAAGCTGCTCAATCATGATGTTTTTGCCGGAACGGTTGCACTTGATGGATCCATTTCGATTAAAATCACCAAGCAGGCAAATGAGACGTTATTTCAAAAAATTATTCAATTAGTACAATCTGCACAAGCAGAAAAATCTCCATCGCAATTATTTATTGAGAAATTTGAAGGAACATACGTAAAAGTGGTGTTGGCGGTAGTTTTCATCATGATGTTTATACCGACCTTGTTATTCAGCTGGACACTATCTGAAAGTATTTATCGAGCAATGATTCTACTAGTCGTTGCATCACCTTGTGCCCTTGTTGCCTCAATCATGCCAGCAACATTATCAGCCATTTCCAATAGCGCAAAAAATGGTGTCTTATTTAAAGGTGGCGTCCATGTGGAGAATTTAAGCCACATCAGGGCAATTGCTTTTGATAAAACAGGAACATTAACAAACGGAAAACCTGTTGTAACAGATGCATACTTTTGTTCTGACGATGAGAAAGAGCGTATTTTAGCTGTCACAAATGCAATTGAAAATGAATCAACCCATCCGCTCGCTCAAGCGATAACCGCACATTGTCAGGAGCAAATCGATTTGGATACGCAAACGGTCGATGCATTAGAAGTAACAACGATAACCGGGAATGGTGTAACAGGGGTGGTTGATCAGGAAAAATGGAAAATTGGTAAGGCGCAATTTGTTGACGAGGAAGAAGCATTTCATTTTCATAACGGAATTGCAAATAGCTTGGCCAAACAAGGCAAAACAATCGTCTTTGTTAAAAGGAATCATAAACTTGTAGCACTGTTCGCCCTAAAAGACACGATCCGTAATGACACAAAGCAGGCGATAAAAGCACTTCGAAAACAAGGAATCCATACCATTATGCTAACTGGCGATAATGACATTACAGCTAAGGCGATTGCCCAAGAAGCGGGCATCGATGATTATATTGCGGAATGTTTGCCAGAAGAAAAAGTAGATCATGTGAAGGCATTGCGAAAAACATATCAATCTGTGGCAATGGTCGGTGACGGGATTAATGATGCCCCAGCACTCGCAACTGCAAATGTCGGGATAGCGATGGGTGAAGGAACAGATGTCGCTCTAGAAACAGCAGATGTCGTGCTAATGAAGAACGATTTACCTAAAATCACGAACGCAATCACGATCTCTGCACGCATGAATAAAGTCGTCAAACAAAATGTCGTCTTTTCTTTAAGTATTATTTTACTGTTGATCACGTCAAACTTTTTCCAAGTGCTTGACTTACCATTAGGTGTTGTTGGGCATGAAGGCAGTACCATTCTTGTCATATTAAATGGATTACGGTTATTAAAGTAG
- a CDS encoding OsmC family protein → MEFFMKDNGMRTEFDYGELSISGNEEYGFRPFQLMVASIAGCSASVFRKILDKQRTDYEDLQIRTEVERNPDEANRIESISLYYTIKGNHLDPAKMQRNLELSRKNCSMIRSVEGSINVEEHLEIIELSR, encoded by the coding sequence ATGGAATTTTTTATGAAAGATAATGGGATGCGGACTGAATTTGATTATGGTGAACTGTCGATTTCGGGAAATGAAGAATATGGATTCCGTCCCTTTCAACTGATGGTAGCATCTATCGCTGGATGTAGTGCGTCCGTTTTTCGGAAAATTTTAGATAAGCAGCGGACTGATTATGAGGATCTGCAAATTCGAACAGAGGTAGAACGAAATCCAGACGAAGCAAATCGAATCGAAAGCATTTCTTTATATTACACGATTAAAGGGAATCATTTAGATCCAGCCAAAATGCAACGCAATCTAGAGCTATCGAGAAAGAATTGTTCCATGATTCGCTCAGTTGAAGGCAGTATTAACGTGGAAGAGCACTTGGAGATAATTGAACTTAGTCGGTGA
- a CDS encoding sodium:solute symporter family protein, giving the protein MNTTIVTWGIAIYIILALAVAFMSRRGKQTDMSGFFLGGRKMNGILSALSYSATTYSAFMLVGLAGLTYQGGVGALGFEIVYFTGVTLVALFGRRYWLAGKKFGYVTPSEMVGDRYESKAAAAAIALVSCLFLIPYCAVQLAGVGYLLQGITNNAIPFTTGVIIATVLALLFSYTAGIRSVVWTDSLQAVIMIITSTIVVLLLIHGLGGFGQFFDTLKTNHPESLSVPGNGYFDFLTFLGLTLPWFFFSLSNPQVSQRMFMPSSLKGLRQMLIGFLLFGFIYTFVSVLWGFSALQMFPDLSTADLATPKLLSSDLIPPILGVIVMVGILAAAVSTIDSIMLTLSSMFARDVYGNFKKQPNEYKQLQVGKIVIPIIAVLAFAFAELKLDLIAVLSVAASSGLIVVVPSFFGTFFWKRGTAAGVISSVSLGALIVLVLEFTGTKPLGLGAGIWGLLISTILFISVSLMTKAPKQKATAFKNL; this is encoded by the coding sequence TTGAATACAACGATTGTTACTTGGGGTATTGCCATTTATATTATTCTAGCATTAGCGGTCGCTTTTATGTCACGGCGTGGTAAGCAGACGGATATGTCAGGATTTTTCCTCGGTGGACGCAAAATGAATGGCATCCTCTCCGCGTTAAGTTATAGTGCAACAACATACAGTGCGTTTATGCTGGTCGGGTTGGCTGGACTTACGTATCAAGGAGGTGTCGGTGCACTTGGATTTGAAATTGTCTATTTCACTGGAGTTACGCTTGTTGCTTTATTTGGACGGCGCTATTGGCTGGCCGGTAAAAAATTTGGCTATGTAACACCTTCCGAAATGGTTGGTGATCGGTATGAAAGCAAAGCGGCAGCTGCGGCAATTGCTCTTGTCAGTTGCTTGTTTCTTATTCCTTATTGCGCAGTTCAGCTTGCTGGGGTGGGCTATCTCCTGCAAGGTATTACAAACAATGCAATACCGTTCACTACAGGAGTCATTATCGCAACCGTGTTAGCCTTGCTATTTTCCTACACAGCAGGCATTCGTTCTGTTGTATGGACAGACTCCCTGCAAGCGGTCATCATGATCATCACGTCAACCATCGTCGTCCTGCTTTTGATTCACGGATTGGGTGGATTTGGGCAATTTTTTGACACGCTAAAAACAAATCATCCTGAATCCTTATCCGTACCTGGTAATGGCTATTTTGACTTTCTCACATTTCTCGGTTTGACACTGCCCTGGTTTTTCTTCAGTCTGTCAAATCCACAGGTGAGCCAACGGATGTTCATGCCTTCGTCGCTTAAAGGATTACGGCAAATGTTAATCGGCTTCTTATTATTTGGATTCATTTATACATTCGTATCCGTGTTATGGGGCTTTTCTGCATTGCAAATGTTTCCGGATCTTTCAACTGCGGACTTAGCAACACCGAAATTGTTGTCTTCTGATCTGATTCCGCCGATCCTTGGAGTTATCGTGATGGTTGGCATTTTGGCTGCCGCAGTTTCAACAATTGACTCGATTATGCTGACATTGTCATCCATGTTCGCTCGTGATGTCTATGGTAATTTTAAAAAACAGCCAAATGAATACAAACAATTACAAGTCGGAAAAATCGTCATCCCTATCATTGCGGTATTGGCTTTTGCATTCGCCGAATTAAAACTGGATTTAATCGCTGTCTTATCTGTCGCCGCGTCTTCCGGTTTAATTGTGGTAGTTCCATCTTTTTTCGGGACATTCTTTTGGAAACGCGGAACCGCTGCCGGTGTAATTTCCAGTGTATCACTTGGAGCTCTTATTGTGCTTGTTTTAGAATTCACTGGCACCAAACCATTAGGACTAGGCGCTGGCATTTGGGGGCTGCTCATTTCGACGATACTATTCATCAGTGTAAGCCTAATGACAAAAGCCCCAAAACAAAAAGCAACAGCATTTAAAAACCTTTAA
- a CDS encoding MFS transporter yields the protein MVTAKIRFWILISLVTISGFSQGMLLPLLAVILEQNGVPSSVNGLHATGLYVGVLLASPFMEKPMRKFGFKPIIVVGGLLVFISMALFPVWQALWFWFILRVTIGIGDNMLHFGTQTWITTTSAKEDRGKNIALYGLFFGVGFTLGPLMTRLLSVNETLPFLLSALFSAVVWSGMFFVQNKWPVEEANSSHATSSFSRFLQTGKIAWVALLPAFGYGFLEATLHGIFPIYGLRIGHHVDILALIIPCFAAGSLVSQLPLGILSDRIGRRKVLLYVLSAGVICFFFAAMLETSSIALFILFALAGMFVGSLFSLGISYMTDLLPGSLLPAGNLMVGIAFSIGSISGPYLGGLFLQVLPGVSFFYVIVVMLLIVLGAVFGKKDKKVGSNPVNEARS from the coding sequence ATGGTAACTGCAAAAATCAGGTTTTGGATCCTAATTTCACTTGTAACAATTTCTGGGTTTTCTCAAGGAATGCTATTACCGTTACTCGCAGTCATTTTGGAGCAAAACGGTGTCCCCTCCTCTGTGAACGGATTACATGCAACTGGATTGTATGTCGGTGTATTGCTAGCTTCTCCATTTATGGAAAAACCAATGCGCAAATTCGGTTTTAAACCAATTATTGTTGTAGGCGGACTACTTGTATTTATATCGATGGCATTGTTTCCAGTTTGGCAAGCGCTTTGGTTCTGGTTTATCTTACGCGTCACAATTGGAATTGGCGACAATATGCTGCACTTTGGTACACAGACATGGATCACAACAACTTCAGCAAAAGAAGATAGAGGCAAAAACATCGCACTATATGGATTATTTTTCGGTGTTGGTTTTACGCTCGGACCGTTAATGACCCGCCTTCTTTCTGTTAACGAAACATTGCCATTTTTATTATCGGCGTTATTTAGTGCCGTGGTATGGTCGGGAATGTTTTTTGTCCAAAATAAATGGCCAGTAGAAGAGGCGAATTCATCTCATGCGACAAGTTCTTTTAGTCGCTTTCTGCAAACAGGCAAAATTGCTTGGGTTGCCCTACTTCCTGCATTTGGTTATGGATTTTTAGAAGCCACCTTACATGGAATTTTTCCGATATATGGACTACGGATCGGCCATCATGTCGATATCTTAGCATTGATTATCCCTTGTTTTGCAGCAGGAAGCCTTGTATCTCAGTTGCCTTTAGGGATACTAAGTGACCGAATTGGCAGGCGAAAAGTTCTCTTGTATGTACTGTCGGCTGGGGTTATTTGTTTCTTCTTTGCCGCTATGTTAGAAACTTCATCCATTGCGTTATTTATTCTGTTCGCCCTAGCTGGCATGTTTGTTGGATCGCTTTTCTCTTTAGGTATATCGTATATGACCGATTTATTGCCTGGATCACTTTTACCAGCTGGAAATCTAATGGTCGGCATTGCCTTTAGTATTGGCAGCATTAGTGGGCCATACCTTGGTGGCTTGTTCTTGCAAGTTTTACCTGGAGTGTCATTCTTCTATGTAATTGTCGTGATGCTTTTAATCGTACTAGGGGCTGTATTTGGAAAAAAGGACAAAAAAGTAGGATCTAACCCCGTCAACGAGGCCAGATCCTAA
- a CDS encoding YihY/virulence factor BrkB family protein produces MEKIKSFFKQLFHRIFEDDIFGLAAQLAYFFLLSLFPFLLFLVTLIGYLPLDEHVVTDFLGTYAPKETMDLINDNIGQLVNNQNGGLLSLSIIGTLWSASNGIKAIMRAFNRAYDVDEDRSFVVGRLIAIVLTIAMVLVICVAFVLPVFGRMIGDYLFSFFGYSESFIHFWNIIRWVISSIIFFIVLTLLYKLAPNKHVYFKHAIWGAIFATICWQLVSLAFSYYVSTIGNYSAMYGSLGAVIILMIWFYISGIIIIIGGVINAVIIKQKLLK; encoded by the coding sequence ATGGAAAAAATAAAATCGTTTTTTAAACAGTTATTCCATCGCATTTTTGAGGATGACATCTTTGGTTTAGCTGCACAACTCGCATATTTTTTTCTGTTATCGCTTTTTCCCTTCTTACTATTTTTGGTAACGTTAATTGGTTATTTGCCGCTGGATGAGCATGTTGTTACTGACTTTCTTGGAACATATGCACCAAAAGAAACCATGGACTTAATTAACGACAACATTGGTCAGTTGGTAAATAATCAAAATGGTGGTTTGTTATCGCTTAGTATTATCGGGACATTGTGGTCGGCATCAAATGGTATTAAAGCAATCATGCGTGCATTTAATCGTGCTTATGATGTTGATGAAGACCGTTCATTTGTGGTTGGTCGGTTAATCGCTATTGTCTTGACAATCGCAATGGTGCTAGTTATTTGTGTAGCATTTGTATTACCTGTTTTCGGAAGGATGATTGGGGACTACTTATTTTCTTTCTTTGGGTATTCCGAAAGTTTTATTCATTTTTGGAACATCATCCGTTGGGTAATTTCATCGATCATATTTTTCATTGTTTTAACCTTGCTATACAAGTTGGCTCCGAACAAGCATGTTTATTTTAAGCATGCAATTTGGGGTGCAATATTTGCGACCATTTGTTGGCAGTTAGTATCGTTGGCTTTTTCGTATTACGTCAGTACGATTGGTAATTACTCAGCGATGTACGGAAGCCTAGGGGCTGTTATTATCCTCATGATCTGGTTTTATATATCAGGAATCATTATCATCATCGGCGGTGTGATCAACGCGGTCATTATTAAGCAAAAGCTATTAAAGTAG
- a CDS encoding transporter substrate-binding domain-containing protein gives MRLKVGALLLTLLFLLVACGEASEQGEKGDREKADGKWTEIKDAGELVVGTPGTLYPASYYPEGSDELTGYDVEVIREIAKRLDLDVTFETLSFDAMFASLKSGRIDVVQAGLRENNKKKFAFSDPYKYSYSTMIVRKDEVSEFTSLEDLKGKKAGGAATTVYSDIARKFGAEVKTYGNVTNDVYLRDVDNGRTDVIINDYYLQSLALEAFPDLNISIQPDLKFYPTTQNVVLEKDADTLKKKVNEALTDMREDGTLTKLSKEFFGGKDVSKQPDEEIIEIEGIE, from the coding sequence ATGAGGTTAAAAGTAGGAGCATTATTACTTACATTATTATTCCTTTTGGTTGCGTGTGGTGAAGCTAGTGAACAAGGGGAAAAAGGGGATCGTGAAAAAGCTGATGGAAAATGGACTGAAATAAAAGATGCTGGAGAATTAGTAGTTGGAACTCCTGGAACACTTTATCCTGCTTCGTATTATCCGGAGGGTTCGGATGAATTAACTGGTTATGATGTGGAAGTAATTCGGGAAATTGCCAAGCGATTAGATTTAGATGTAACGTTTGAAACGTTAAGCTTCGATGCGATGTTTGCTTCTTTAAAATCCGGACGAATCGACGTTGTCCAGGCAGGTTTGAGGGAAAATAACAAAAAAAAATTTGCCTTTAGTGATCCTTACAAATATTCGTATTCCACGATGATAGTGCGTAAGGATGAAGTATCAGAATTTACTTCATTAGAAGATCTAAAAGGAAAAAAAGCAGGTGGAGCAGCAACAACCGTTTATAGTGATATCGCCCGAAAGTTCGGTGCAGAAGTAAAGACATATGGAAATGTCACAAATGATGTTTATTTAAGGGATGTTGATAACGGGCGCACAGACGTTATTATTAATGACTATTACTTGCAAAGCCTTGCATTGGAGGCGTTTCCAGACTTAAATATCTCGATTCAACCAGATTTGAAATTCTATCCAACGACACAAAATGTTGTACTGGAAAAAGATGCTGATACATTGAAAAAGAAGGTAAATGAAGCATTGACAGATATGCGTGAGGATGGAACACTGACGAAATTATCGAAGGAATTTTTTGGTGGAAAGGATGTCTCGAAACAACCGGATGAGGAAATTATAGAAATTGAAGGTATAGAGTAG
- a CDS encoding amino acid ABC transporter permease, producing MFDFQIDVVQLKKLFDWQLAWESLPFLLEGIPATLSVSFIGMALGLLLGFFLALARGSNRIILRWPARMYISFMRGTPILVFLFILYSGLPVVGIELSAFLAASTAFGLNSAAYIAEINRSSLNSVSNGQWESAKALNMGYWQTMRKVILPQAIRIAIPPLTNVYLDLVKATSLAAVITVPELFQKAQIVAGRTYDSMTMYILVALIYWPICVLISFMQDRMEKRYSRFI from the coding sequence ATGTTTGATTTCCAAATAGATGTCGTTCAGCTTAAGAAGCTATTTGATTGGCAGCTTGCATGGGAAAGCCTTCCGTTTTTACTGGAAGGAATCCCAGCGACATTGTCCGTTTCGTTCATTGGGATGGCGTTAGGGCTGTTACTAGGATTTTTCCTTGCTTTAGCACGCGGTTCTAACCGGATTATACTCAGGTGGCCAGCACGAATGTATATTTCTTTCATGCGGGGGACACCAATTTTAGTATTTTTATTCATTCTATATTCAGGTTTACCCGTTGTTGGGATTGAACTATCGGCCTTTTTGGCTGCATCAACGGCGTTTGGGCTTAATAGTGCTGCATATATTGCTGAAATTAACCGCTCATCCTTAAATAGTGTCAGCAACGGACAATGGGAATCAGCAAAGGCACTTAACATGGGATACTGGCAGACAATGCGTAAGGTGATTTTGCCCCAAGCAATTCGGATTGCCATTCCGCCATTGACAAATGTGTATTTGGACCTTGTGAAAGCAACATCATTGGCAGCAGTTATTACAGTGCCAGAACTGTTTCAGAAGGCGCAAATTGTGGCTGGAAGAACGTATGATTCGATGACCATGTACATCTTGGTTGCGCTAATCTATTGGCCGATTTGCGTGTTGATTTCCTTTATGCAAGATCGGATGGAGAAGCGGTATAGCCGGTTTATTTAG
- a CDS encoding transcription repressor NadR, with translation MKEEGSKVLGEERRELILTWLKEGSKPLSGKILAERTNVSRQVIVQDVSLLKAKGEPIIATSRGYVYFNENNKNPGCTMIIAVCHRSEDTADELYTLVDHGVSVKNVMVEHPIYGDITGSLMLKNRRDVDAFLHELKSKQAELLSRLTEGVHLHTIEADTQEQLDEACEALKAAGYLLEH, from the coding sequence ATGAAAGAGGAAGGTAGTAAAGTGCTTGGAGAAGAACGAAGGGAATTGATTTTGACCTGGCTGAAAGAGGGCAGCAAACCATTATCGGGGAAAATATTAGCGGAACGGACAAATGTAAGTCGACAAGTAATTGTACAGGATGTTTCCCTTTTGAAAGCAAAAGGTGAACCAATCATCGCGACTTCGCGTGGTTATGTTTACTTCAATGAAAACAATAAAAATCCGGGATGTACTATGATTATCGCTGTTTGTCATCGATCGGAGGATACGGCAGATGAATTGTATACACTCGTTGATCATGGCGTTTCAGTTAAAAATGTCATGGTCGAGCACCCGATCTATGGGGATATCACTGGTTCCTTGATGCTGAAGAACAGGCGGGATGTAGATGCTTTTCTTCATGAATTAAAATCGAAGCAGGCGGAATTATTATCTCGACTCACGGAGGGGGTTCATTTACATACGATCGAGGCTGATACACAAGAACAATTGGATGAAGCTTGTGAGGCATTAAAAGCAGCCGGTTATTTATTGGAACACTAA
- a CDS encoding YfkD famly protein, with protein MKQKNIYRIGFIVFVFVLLFPLNSFAKEKEKAKNDFEVPSHVLNISKENTFPNSTEDQEIVEASETTKELIDKVEVPIENPDLIKMLNETTVDPSFVAIGYRGMIYLGRWPVNYKSLDTTINWEYQQINENELNNLGGDTNQKMNYIQEQKKEVKGALTNKIAKPDDIKKMMLLKAKDKTDLPLSYQTVIGKNTKKENSYAVPTEKYGSLKAYAPAVNEKGQVTFGEVYIKLKGSKKSIVVKNVTKQGIGAWVPIQDYISFSFNLK; from the coding sequence ATGAAACAAAAAAATATCTATCGGATTGGATTCATTGTATTTGTTTTCGTTTTACTTTTCCCATTAAACAGTTTTGCGAAAGAAAAGGAAAAGGCAAAAAATGATTTTGAAGTACCGAGCCATGTACTTAATATTTCAAAAGAAAACACATTCCCGAATTCAACGGAAGACCAGGAAATCGTGGAAGCAAGTGAAACGACTAAGGAATTGATTGACAAAGTGGAGGTTCCGATTGAAAATCCCGATCTTATCAAAATGCTAAACGAAACGACAGTAGATCCCTCGTTCGTTGCGATTGGCTACCGTGGAATGATCTATTTAGGTCGCTGGCCCGTCAACTACAAATCATTGGATACAACGATCAATTGGGAATATCAACAAATAAACGAAAATGAATTGAATAACCTTGGCGGGGATACGAATCAGAAGATGAATTATATTCAAGAGCAAAAGAAGGAAGTAAAAGGCGCGCTTACTAACAAAATTGCCAAGCCAGATGACATTAAGAAAATGATGTTGTTAAAGGCAAAAGATAAAACAGATCTACCATTGTCTTATCAAACCGTTATCGGGAAAAATACCAAAAAGGAAAATTCGTATGCAGTACCGACCGAAAAATATGGATCATTAAAAGCATATGCACCAGCAGTCAATGAAAAAGGGCAAGTAACGTTTGGTGAAGTGTACATCAAATTGAAAGGTAGTAAGAAATCAATTGTCGTAAAAAACGTGACGAAACAAGGAATTGGCGCTTGGGTACCAATTCAAGACTATATTTCCTTCTCGTTTAATTTAAAGTAG
- a CDS encoding alanine/glycine:cation symporter family protein, with amino-acid sequence MNDIIDKISGFVWGPVTLVLIVGTGLYLTIRLGFLQFRTLPYALRLAFSPTRQDKKSKGDISHYQALTTAMAATIGTGNIVGVATAVVLGGPGAVFWMWISALFGMATKYSEALLAVKYRVVNSKGEMSGGPMYYLERGLKAKWLGVLFAIFGAIAAFGIGNMVQSNSVSDALERSFNVPPWATGIILTILTGLVILGGIKSIGRVTAFFVPIMALLYVIGGLIIVAMNIDTVPSVIGLIFEDAFTGSALGGGVLGTVIRYGVARGVFSNEAGLGSAPIAAAAAKTDYPGRQALVSMTQVLIDTIIVCSITGITIVMSGLAGSGLEGGDLTAASFSTFLGDTGGYIVTIGIVLFAFSTLVGWSYYGEKCFAYLFNDKAIPYYRVVFVLAVMYGAIEKLGVVWGIADIMNALMAFPNLIGLLGLSGVVVYETKKFLKVAKEEKEERKQASRAS; translated from the coding sequence ATGAATGATATCATCGACAAAATAAGTGGTTTTGTTTGGGGGCCTGTAACATTAGTTTTAATTGTTGGGACAGGCTTGTATCTCACCATTCGCCTTGGGTTCCTGCAATTCCGTACGCTGCCATATGCGTTAAGACTAGCATTCAGCCCGACACGTCAAGACAAAAAATCAAAGGGGGATATCAGTCATTATCAGGCATTAACAACTGCAATGGCTGCAACCATTGGGACAGGTAATATTGTTGGGGTAGCAACAGCAGTCGTCCTTGGTGGTCCTGGAGCCGTGTTTTGGATGTGGATTTCTGCTTTATTCGGTATGGCAACAAAATATTCCGAGGCGCTTCTTGCTGTTAAATACCGGGTTGTCAACAGTAAGGGAGAAATGTCTGGTGGACCGATGTATTATCTGGAACGCGGATTAAAAGCGAAATGGCTAGGTGTGTTATTTGCCATTTTTGGTGCCATTGCAGCTTTCGGTATTGGTAACATGGTCCAATCCAACTCTGTGTCAGATGCATTGGAGCGATCATTTAATGTACCACCTTGGGCAACAGGTATTATCCTTACGATTTTAACTGGTTTGGTAATTTTAGGCGGGATTAAAAGTATTGGACGAGTTACCGCATTCTTCGTTCCGATCATGGCTTTATTATATGTAATCGGCGGCCTTATTATCGTAGCTATGAACATTGATACCGTACCATCTGTTATCGGATTAATTTTTGAAGACGCCTTTACTGGTAGTGCACTTGGTGGTGGTGTGCTCGGAACAGTCATCCGGTATGGGGTTGCCCGTGGGGTGTTCTCTAATGAGGCTGGTCTTGGTTCTGCACCAATTGCAGCAGCTGCGGCCAAAACTGACTATCCAGGCAGACAAGCACTCGTTTCGATGACACAGGTATTGATCGATACGATTATTGTTTGTTCGATCACTGGCATTACCATTGTTATGTCAGGTTTGGCAGGCAGTGGCTTAGAAGGTGGAGATTTAACAGCCGCTTCATTCTCGACATTTTTAGGTGACACTGGTGGCTATATCGTCACAATCGGAATCGTACTTTTTGCCTTCTCGACCCTTGTTGGCTGGTCCTATTATGGTGAAAAGTGTTTTGCATATTTATTTAATGATAAGGCTATCCCTTACTACCGAGTTGTATTCGTTCTAGCCGTTATGTATGGCGCCATAGAAAAGCTTGGTGTTGTTTGGGGAATTGCCGATATTATGAACGCTTTAATGGCCTTTCCGAACCTTATTGGCTTATTAGGCCTGTCGGGTGTCGTTGTATACGAAACAAAGAAATTCCTAAAAGTTGCTAAGGAAGAAAAAGAAGAACGAAAACAAGCTTCCAGAGCATCATAA